A stretch of the Lactuca sativa cultivar Salinas chromosome 9, Lsat_Salinas_v11, whole genome shotgun sequence genome encodes the following:
- the LOC111876112 gene encoding uncharacterized protein LOC111876112, whose product MHHIHTQNQTIEKKTFWHYNCLVLVVSSSSFFKGVFGPKPTMNALKLSKTVCFHSSLFSLDLTNTYIKNLNTSIHPRKRTRLTLRASVDEQEERKSSEKRSFLTLEEAGLVEMSGLSSHEGFLCRLTISSLNLLWVIGEQEGCSIDELNAGKVCDWFLKDKLKREQNLDAVLQWDESNFQL is encoded by the exons ATGCACCACATACACACACAGAATCAAACAATTGAAAAGAAAACGTTCTGGCATTACAACTGTTTGGTTTTGGTTGTGTCATCTTCCTCATTTTTTAAGGGTGTTTTTGGACCAAAACCCACCATGAATGCCCTCAAACTTAGTAAAACTGTATGTTTTCATTCATCTTTATTCTCTCTTGACTTGACAAATACTTATATCAAGAATCTAAATACCAGTATTCACCCTCGTAAAAGAACAAGATTGACATTGAGAGCTAGTGTTGATGAACAAGAAGAGAGAAAGAGTTCAGAGAAACGAAGCTTTCTCACCCTAGAAGAAGCTGGTCTTGTTGAAATGTCGGGTTTAAGCAGCCATGAAGGGTTTTTATGTCGATTGACG ATATCGTCGCTAAATCTtttgtgggtgataggagagCAAGAAGGGTGTAGTATTGACGAACTGAACGCAGGGAAAGTGTGTGATTGGTTTCTAAAGGACAAACTCAAAAGAGAGCAAAATTTGGATGCTGTTCTTCAGTGGGATGAATCTAATTTTCAACTATAA
- the LOC111876088 gene encoding PKS-NRPS hybrid synthetase cheA-like — translation MDSSSSTIQNQELYLANSKFESYDELLKSLRDFYYAKGYGVSIKDSSKDKYVTLQCDRGGSYRDRMCIGDKRKKNSGSRLINCSFQIVGKKGNDGFWVLKAKNLTHNYEPSTDISGHPSFRRLSPNDVQSVKNMTLSGIPPRQILSSLRQQNPNIPAVSRTIYNLKAKIRKQNLGNRSMVSALFEEFEKEGFIYDILHNSVGHITHLFIAHPLEREDEDSYIWALSVFKKTLENHEPSVIMSDRELALMNAINMVFPNTTNLLCIWHIEKNVLAYCKKHFAHGEEFDLFMFNWNNVAYSTTITIFEQNWAKFELFYQTKKVAIEYIKNTWLPWKEKFVSAWTKKYLHFGNRSSSRAEGAHAKLKKYLQVSTGGFQDVTEKICLAIKHEFNEIKVQLASEKIQVLRKCDAPAFREILCRVSHFALKEIYTQYEKIKNGTMTPCTGHFMATMGLPCVHKLKHLQGMTNPLDLIHPHWKIDTLRLNLEDDSHNDDTKEFDELINELSSRYKM, via the exons ATGGATTCATCAAGTTCTACGATACAAAATCAAGAACTCTATTTAGCTAACTCCAAATTTGAATCGTACGATGAATTACTGAAGAGTTTAAGAGATTTTTATTATGCTAAAGGATATGGAGTATCTATAAAAGACTCAAGTAAAGATAAATATGTCACGTTGCAATGTGACAGAGGCGGATCCTATCGAGATAGAATGTGTATTGGAGATAAAAGGAAGAAAAATAGTGGATCTCGTTTGATCAACTGCTCCTTCCAGATTGTAGGTAAAAAAGGAAATGATGGTTTTTGGGTACTTAAGGCAAAAAACTTGACTCACAACTATGAACCGTCTACTGATATCTCTGGGCATCCATCATTTCGTCGATTATCACCAAATGATGTACAAAGTGTAAAAAACATGACGCTTTCTGGCATACCCCCAAGGCAAATTCTTTCTTCTTTACGTCAACAAAATCCAAACATTCCAGCAGTCTCACGAACTATATACAATCTGAAGGCTAAAATCCGCAAGCAAAACTTGGGAAATCGATCAATGGTTAGTGCTTTATTTGAAGAGTTTGAGAAAGAGGGttttatatatgatattttaCATAACTCAGTAGGGCATATAACCCATTTGTTCATTGCACATCCTTT agagagagaggatgaagatagttatatttgggCATTAAGTGTGTTTAAGAAGACTCttgaaaaccatgaaccatctgTGATTATGTCTGACAGAGAGTTAGCATTAATGAATGCCATAAATATGGTATTTCCGAACACAACAAACCTTTTGTGTATTTGGCATATTGAAAAGAATGTGTTGGCATATTGCAAAAAGCATTTTGCACATGGAGAAGAGTTTGATCTATTTATGTTCAATTGGAATAATGTAGCATATTCAACAACTATAACTATTTTTGAGCAAAATTGGGCCAAATTTGAGTTGTTTTATCAGACGAAGAAAGTTGCAATTGAGTACATAAAAAATACATGGTTGCCTTGGAAGGAAAAGTTTGTTAGTGCCTGGACAAAAAAATATTTGCATTTTGGTAATCGGTCGTCATCAAGGGCTGAAGGTGCTCATGCCAAACTGAAAAAATATCTACAAGTATCAACAGGTGGCTTTCAAGATGTTACAGAAAAGATTTGTCTTGCAATCAAACATGAATTCAACGAGATTAAAGTGCAACTAGCAAGTGAGAAAATCCAAGTTCTACGTAAGTGTGATGCACCTGCTTTTAGAGAGATTTTGTGTCGTGTATCTCATTTTGCATTAAAAGAGATATATACGcaatatgaaaaaataaaaaatg GTACAATGACTCCTTGCACCGGTCATTTTATGGCAACAATGGGTCTTCCTTGTGTTCACAAGCTAAAACACTTACAAGGAATGACAAATCCATTGGATCTCATTCATCCACATTGGAAGATTGATACATTACGactgaatttagaagatgattcaCATAATGATGACACTAAAGAATTTGATGAGTTGATCAATGAGTTATCCTCAAGATACAAAATGTAG
- the LOC111876111 gene encoding SEC1 family transport protein SLY1: MALNLRQRQTECIARMLNLNQPINASGTANEEVYKILIYDKFCQDILSPLIHVKDLRKHGVTLYFLIDKNRKPVSDVPAVYFVRPSQQNIERIISDASNSVYDYFHLNFSSSIPRPLLEDLASGTLNSDSIQRISKVHDQYLEFVTLDDNLFTLADKSCYIRLNNPKATDREIEEIIEKLVSGLFCVLATLGVVPIIRCPRGGPAEMVASLLDQRLRDHLLVKNNLFSENGNFTSSFQRPVLCLFDRNLELSVAIQHDFRYRPLVHDVLGLRLNRLTIQGGGGMKSYELDRVDPFWVANGNLEFPEVAVEIETQLNKYKKDVEEVNRRTGGGNDGAEFDGTDLIGNTKHLMNAVNSLPELTERKQTIDKHTNIATVLLGEIKERSLDSYAKKEYEMMVRGGIDRGELLSVLKGKGSKTDKLRFAIMFLISSETIPQAEVEMVESALREAEVDTCAFQYVKKMKSLNVSLASSANAASRSNIVDWAEKLYGQSISAVTAGVKNLLSGDHQLAMARTVEALMEGKPNNNPEIESYLVLDPRAPKSSSSSGQMKGPFKEAIVFMIGGGNYVEYGSLQELARRQQQPPSSAKHIIYGTTEILTGADFVDQLAILGQKMGLGTTPSASAPA; this comes from the exons ATGGCGCTCAATCTTCGTCAAAGACAGACAG AGTGCATAGCTCGGATGCTAAATCTGAATCAGCCTATAAACGCAAGTGGAACAGCAAACGAGGAAGTTTACAAGATACTGATTTATGACAAGTTCTGTCAAGACATTCTGTCCCCTCTGATCCATGTGAAGGATCTCCGCAAGCATGGTGTGACCCTCTACTTCCTTATCGATAAAAACCGCAAACCTGTCTCTGATGTTCCTGCTGTTTACTTTGTAAGACCTTCCCAACAAAACATCGAAAGAATCATCTCGGATGCCTCTAATTCCGTCTACGATTACTTCCACCTAAACTTCTCTTCATCAATCCCCCGCCCCCTTCTTGAAGACCTTGCTTCCGGAACCCTGAATTCCGATTCCATCCAACGAATCTCCAAAGTTCATGACCAGTATCTGGAGTTTGTAACCCTGGATGACAATCTCTTCACTTTAGCTGATAAATCTTGTTACATCCGGTTAAACAATCCGAAAGCCACTGATCGCGAGATTGAAGAAATAATCGAAAAGCTAGTGAGCGGGTTGTTCTGTGTCCTGGCTACACTTGGCGTTGTCCCGATCATCCGGTGCCCACGTGGCGGTCCCGCTGAGATGGTTGCATCCTTGCTGGACCAGCGGTTACGTGATCATTTACTCGTTAAAAACAATTTATTTTCCGAAAATGGTAACTTCACAAGCTCATTTCAGAGACCCGTTTTATGTTTGTTTGACCGGAACCTCGAGTTATCAGTTGCCATCCAACATGACTTTCGTTACCGACCTCTCGTTCACGATGTGCTCGGGTTGAGgcttaaccggttaaccatacaaGGCGGTGGTGGGATGAAGTCGTATGAATTGGACCGGGTCGACCCGTTTTGGGTGGCGAACGGGAATCTGGAGTTCCCGGAGGTAGCGGTTGAAATCGAGACACAGTTGAATAAATACAAGAAAGACGTGGAAGAAGTGAACCGGCGAACGGGCGGTGGAAACGATGGAGCGGAATTCGACGGGACCGATCTGATCGGGAACACAAAACATTTGATGAACGCGGTGAACTCGCTGCCTGAACTGACTGAACGGAAACAGACAATCGATAAACACACAAACATCGCGACGGTTTTGCTCGGGGAGATCAAAGAGAGGTCTCTGGATTCATACGCGAAAAAGGAATACGAAATGATGGTGAGAGGCGGAATCGACCGGGGGGAACTTTTATCTGTTCTTAAAGGGAAAGGTAGTAAAACGGATAAGCTTCGGTTTGCAATCATGTTCCTTATTTCATCGGAAACCATCCCTCAGGCAGAAGTGGAAATGGTTGAATCCGCGTTGAGAGAAGCGGAGGTGGACACGTGTGCGTTTCAATACGTGAAAAAGATGAAATCGTTAAATGTTTCGTTAGCATCTTCTGCAAATGCTGCTAGCAGAAGCAACATTGTGGATTGGGCTGAGAAGCTTTATGGGCAGTCGATAAGTGCTGTGACCGCAGGTGTTAAGAATCTGTTATCGGGTGATCATCAGTTGGCAATGGCGAGAACGGTTGAAGCGTTGATGGAAGGGAAACCGAATAATAATCCGGAGATCGAGTCTTACCTGGTGTTGGACCCACGTGCACCGAAATCGAGTTCGAGTTCTGGTCAAATGAAAGGGCCTTTTAAAGAAGCGATTGTGTTCATGATTGGTGGTGGGAATTATGTTGAATATGGAAGCTTGCAGGAGCTTGCACGGAGGCAGCAGCAGCCGCCTTCTTCTGCTAAGCATATCATATACGGGACAACTGAGATTCTCACTGGTGCTGACTTTGTTGATCAGCTTGCTATCTTGGGACAAAAGATGGGTTTGGGTACCACTCCTTCTGCTTCTGCTCCTGCCTAA